The genomic region GCTGGCGGACGAGGTCCTGGTAGAGCTCGACGGCGCGAGCATTCGACGGGACGACCCGCTTTCGGCGGCCGTCGCGTTCCGTATACACGACCCCCTTCTCCCTGAGGTCCGCAACGGCACGGGAGAGATAACTCTCGCTGTGGTCGAGTTTAATCGCGAGGTCGGAGATCGTGTCGCCGCGTTCGACGGTCGCAAGGACCTCAAGTTCGATTCTCCGAAGCATGATGTAACACAATACGAAACTTGTATATAAAGAAATTTCGAGTTGTGTTACAGCCAGCAGGCGGAGGAACCGGCACCACCGTCTTAACCAACAAAACTATGGATCGCTGGTTCTTGTTGGTTAACGCGAGAGTAGCCGATGTCCTCCGAACCACCGACCCCACCAACAAGCCTCTCGACGGATTTGATCAAAACGCTCAACGAGTCGACTCCGGATTATCTCCGAGACGTTGCCACGTACGCCGAAGCGCTATCCGAGTACAAGGAACGCAAGGGTCGTCTCGAGGAGGAAGCGGACCAAAAAAAGGTGGAGAAGCGACCAGACGGCCTCCCGGACGACGTCCCTGTAAAAGCGACGATCACGATCAAGGAGATCAACGACAATCGCTACTACTACTGGCAGTGGCGGGAGGGTGACCAAGTGAAGTCAAAATATAAAGCACCCATCAATCCAGACGAATAAACGAAATAGCGCCCTCTGTCGGATGGCCAGTTGTTCGGAGGGCACCCCGTCTGCGAAGTGAATGACGGGAACTGTTAGCGCTCGGGTCGCGGGGCAGTTTCGTACCGTTTGACGTCGTCGGTCTTATCAACCCGCGCGTAGATCTCGCGAAGCGTGTCTTGTGCCCGGAGGAGCTTGTGCTCCTCAAGGAACTGCCGACCACTCTCACTGATCCCATAGAACTTGTACGGCAGGTCGTTCTGCCGGCGATCCTCCGGCAGGAGTACTTCCTCGACAATACCGGTGTCGACGAGCTGCTGGAGGTGCTGGCGAATCGTCGTCTGGCTCTTGCTCGGGTTGACGTAGTCGAGTTCCTTCACCGTCGGTAATTCCGACGGATGCCCGAGGATGTCCTGGAGGAGCGCGAATCGCGTCTCCTGGGTGACGACGTTGAGCCGCTCCCGAACGGACTTCAGGTCGCTTGGCGGGTGATCGGACGCACTCATTACTTCGTTGTTCGGGTAGTGGGTGCAAAAGCGTTTCGCTCAAATACGAATCGGTCTGAGGCAATACGGTCGCCGATGCGTTCGCCACATTGAAGCAGGATACGGAAGAATACTCGGCTCGATGAGTGAGGATCCGGTCACTATCGATGAACTCGCCGAGAAAGCGGACAAGTATCTGCACGAGGCCTCACTCACGCCGGAGGAGTACGAAGCGCTCAAACAGAGTGTTTCGGAGCTCACGCCGATCTTCTCATCTGAGAATTCGTATTTCGTTCTCGGCAGCTACGGGAAACCCGAAATCCGTCGTCTCCAGCTCGTGAAAGACCGCCTCAACCGGCAGCCCGGTGCGTACGCGTTCCTGATGGTCGACATTCGGAGCGAGTGGACGAACACCTACCTCAAGTTCCGGCTGCTCGCCGATCACACGGACATCATCGTGGGCGTCGCCGAACACGCCCAGGGCGGCTTCCTCGTCGAGCAGGGCTACTTCACGGCCCTCGAGGAATACTTCGCGAAAACGCACGTATTCAAGCG from Halanaeroarchaeum sulfurireducens harbors:
- a CDS encoding helix-turn-helix domain-containing protein; this encodes MSASDHPPSDLKSVRERLNVVTQETRFALLQDILGHPSELPTVKELDYVNPSKSQTTIRQHLQQLVDTGIVEEVLLPEDRRQNDLPYKFYGISESGRQFLEEHKLLRAQDTLREIYARVDKTDDVKRYETAPRPER